From Canis lupus dingo isolate Sandy chromosome 24, ASM325472v2, whole genome shotgun sequence, a single genomic window includes:
- the SAMD10 gene encoding sterile alpha motif domain-containing protein 10 isoform X2 yields the protein MRNPSCSPEHGRCAQKRKDAPRPSALGWAGYAGPFLRTSFLSLGAWGPPIGKRGLVFKGRWVEQGVGLQRDDPLAPALTALTRRPCPAATAHFSFCRTLLEHTVSAESIPCHLPRTPGTSLTWHDSRSQRAAGGRPVKLLQQPGTEAPQGRMYSDHYGLYHTSPSLGGLTRPVVLWSQQDVCKWLKKHCPHNYLVYVEAFSQHAITGRALLRLNGEKLQRMGLAQEAQRQEVLQQVLRLQPPLETRPSCCLKLEPQTPAL from the exons ATGCGGAACCCCTCGTGCTCCCCAGAGCACGGCCGGTGCGCCCAGAAGAGGAAGGATGCTCCCAGGCCATCAGCTTTGGGCTGGGCGGGCTACGCAGGACCGTTCTTGCGCACTTCCTTCCTGTCCCTGGGGGCTTGGGGCCCCCCGATTGGGAAAAGGGGCCTCGTGTTCAAGGGAAGATGGGTTGAGCAGGGAGTTGGTTTGCAGAGAGACGATCCTCTGGCCCCGGCCCTGACCGCCCTGACCAGGCGCCCATGCCCCGCAGCCACTGCACACTTCAGCTTCTGCCGAACCCTCCTGGAGCACACGGTGTCCGCTGAGAGCATCCCCTGCCACCTGCCTCGGACGCCAGGCACCAGCCTCACATGGCACGACTCCCGTAGCCAGAGGGCCGCTGGTGGCCGGCCGGTCAAGCTCCTGCAGCAGCCTGGCACAGAGGCCCCCCAG GGCCGGATGTACTCTGACCACTATGGCCTGTACCACACGAGTCCCTCCCTGGGCGGCCTGACGCGGCCTGTGGTCCTGTGGAGTCAGCAGGACGTGTGCAAGTGGCTCAAGAAGCACTGTCCCCACAACTACCTCGTCTACGTGGAGGCCTTCTCCCAGCACGCCATCACAG GCCGGGCGCTGCTGCGGCTGAATGGGGAGAAGCTGCAACGGATGGGGCTGGCGCAGGAGGCACAGCGACAAGAGGTGCTGCAGCAGGTGCTACGCCTGCAG CCTCCTTTGGAAACGCGTCCTAGCTGCTGCCTGAAGCTTGAACCCCAGACCCCAGCACTGTGA
- the SAMD10 gene encoding sterile alpha motif domain-containing protein 10 isoform X1 — protein sequence MRNPSCSPEHGRCAQKRKDAPRPSALGWAGYAGPFLRTSFLSLGAWGPPIGKRGLVFKGRWVEQGVGLQRDDPLAPALTALTRRPCPAATAHFSFCRTLLEHTVSAESIPCHLPRTPGTSLTWHDSRSQRAAGGRPVKLLQQPGTEAPQGRMYSDHYGLYHTSPSLGGLTRPVVLWSQQDVCKWLKKHCPHNYLVYVEAFSQHAITGRALLRLNGEKLQRMGLAQEAQRQEVLQQVLRLQVREEGRSLQLLSQASFGNAS from the exons ATGCGGAACCCCTCGTGCTCCCCAGAGCACGGCCGGTGCGCCCAGAAGAGGAAGGATGCTCCCAGGCCATCAGCTTTGGGCTGGGCGGGCTACGCAGGACCGTTCTTGCGCACTTCCTTCCTGTCCCTGGGGGCTTGGGGCCCCCCGATTGGGAAAAGGGGCCTCGTGTTCAAGGGAAGATGGGTTGAGCAGGGAGTTGGTTTGCAGAGAGACGATCCTCTGGCCCCGGCCCTGACCGCCCTGACCAGGCGCCCATGCCCCGCAGCCACTGCACACTTCAGCTTCTGCCGAACCCTCCTGGAGCACACGGTGTCCGCTGAGAGCATCCCCTGCCACCTGCCTCGGACGCCAGGCACCAGCCTCACATGGCACGACTCCCGTAGCCAGAGGGCCGCTGGTGGCCGGCCGGTCAAGCTCCTGCAGCAGCCTGGCACAGAGGCCCCCCAG GGCCGGATGTACTCTGACCACTATGGCCTGTACCACACGAGTCCCTCCCTGGGCGGCCTGACGCGGCCTGTGGTCCTGTGGAGTCAGCAGGACGTGTGCAAGTGGCTCAAGAAGCACTGTCCCCACAACTACCTCGTCTACGTGGAGGCCTTCTCCCAGCACGCCATCACAG GCCGGGCGCTGCTGCGGCTGAATGGGGAGAAGCTGCAACGGATGGGGCTGGCGCAGGAGGCACAGCGACAAGAGGTGCTGCAGCAGGTGCTACGCCTGCAGGTGCGCGAGGAGGGGCGGAGCCTGCAGCTGCTCAGCCAAG CCTCCTTTGGAAACGCGTCCTAG